The proteins below come from a single Chryseobacterium capnotolerans genomic window:
- a CDS encoding MBL fold metallo-hydrolase: MKIIPLKEGNFSASKTKDFTLLTEDNFDKVGGIKMSVQPFLIITENDHILLDAGIGWKNATGRTVISEILERENVRPEQITKLLLSHLHKDHIEGAVNNTDHGYEAAFPNAQIYIQKRELAFAMENKGNPSFDFDILEQLIQLPNITWMNEDKGQITHEISYEVVGGHTPFMQVFWIRENEETAFYGADDLPQASYLKYHLAYKSDFNGRKAMELRLLWEKEAKENDWQILLYHDLDKAVIKV, encoded by the coding sequence ATGAAAATCATTCCGCTCAAAGAAGGCAATTTCTCAGCCAGCAAAACCAAAGATTTTACCCTTTTAACAGAAGACAATTTTGATAAAGTTGGCGGAATTAAAATGTCTGTACAACCTTTTCTTATTATTACCGAAAATGATCATATCCTTTTAGATGCCGGGATTGGCTGGAAAAATGCAACAGGAAGAACGGTGATTTCAGAAATTCTTGAAAGAGAAAATGTACGTCCGGAGCAGATTACCAAACTCCTTCTCTCCCATCTTCATAAAGACCATATTGAAGGTGCTGTAAACAATACCGATCATGGCTATGAAGCGGCTTTTCCTAATGCACAAATTTATATCCAGAAGCGTGAACTGGCTTTTGCCATGGAAAATAAAGGAAACCCTTCTTTTGATTTTGATATTCTGGAACAGTTGATACAATTGCCCAATATTACCTGGATGAATGAAGACAAAGGACAGATTACCCATGAAATATCTTATGAAGTAGTAGGCGGACACACTCCTTTTATGCAGGTGTTTTGGATCAGGGAAAATGAAGAAACGGCTTTTTATGGAGCAGATGATCTTCCACAAGCCTCCTATTTAAAATACCATCTGGCCTATAAAAGTGATTTTAACGGAAGAAAAGCAATGGAATTAAGGCTGTTATGGGAAAAAGAAGCCAAAGAGAATGATTGGCAGATACTTCTTTATCACGATCTGGATAAAGCGGTTATTAAAGTTTAA